One region of Candidatus Bathyarchaeia archaeon genomic DNA includes:
- the bzdO gene encoding benzoyl-CoA reductase, bzd-type, subunit O, which produces MASTVSVKEYPSEPLKCWDQAKNLRKNYYEDYLHAHEKGGLRWAGGAWSFSSIPAGLGEDVYCLTGEPYGATIAFFKDFAAKCHDATEAAGFPRTLCAYMRNYWGSILLDKYVLTDGTVIDGYPPPDFIWQDHICCSHGKWYQLVKWLEKKRGKDVPMYCVDVSVGYPSDFTPEEDYKVDYIVGQLSDGIEWLEKVTGRKYDDHLLCDAVWNEMNSTALWAEVCALNQAVPAPLDEKTMYSLYVMGTLMKHRPECAAFYQTLRDEVKDRIKRGIAAVSTERFRVITDTQPPWGFLKIFREMEKYGAVSVGSLYTFGLIGMWQYLPDGTWTPKPVPPKKPLTRDEALQAIVRWTMHKPEWAHFYQPELKTKMMESIAKQWKVDAVLLHYNRGCEGLSVHIAENRLGLMQGRVPVFPFEGNMGDERDFDLTGTMARLTTFFESMGLKKLKE; this is translated from the coding sequence TTGGCATCAACAGTCAGTGTGAAAGAATACCCAAGCGAACCCTTGAAATGCTGGGACCAAGCCAAGAACTTGCGCAAAAATTACTACGAGGATTACTTGCACGCGCACGAGAAGGGTGGCCTGCGTTGGGCTGGAGGCGCTTGGTCGTTCAGCAGCATACCAGCAGGGTTAGGTGAAGACGTTTACTGCTTAACAGGTGAACCCTATGGTGCGACGATTGCTTTCTTTAAAGACTTCGCGGCTAAATGCCATGACGCGACTGAAGCCGCGGGTTTTCCGCGCACTTTGTGTGCTTACATGCGCAACTATTGGGGCTCAATCCTACTCGACAAATACGTACTAACAGATGGCACAGTGATTGACGGCTATCCGCCGCCAGACTTCATCTGGCAAGACCACATCTGCTGCAGTCACGGCAAGTGGTATCAGCTTGTCAAATGGCTAGAGAAGAAAAGAGGCAAAGACGTGCCAATGTACTGCGTAGACGTTTCAGTAGGCTATCCATCAGATTTCACACCTGAAGAAGACTACAAAGTGGACTACATTGTGGGGCAACTCAGCGATGGCATTGAATGGCTTGAAAAAGTGACTGGACGCAAATACGACGACCACTTGCTCTGTGATGCCGTCTGGAACGAAATGAACTCAACAGCTTTGTGGGCTGAAGTCTGCGCTTTGAACCAAGCTGTGCCCGCACCGCTAGACGAGAAAACCATGTACTCGTTGTATGTTATGGGTACATTGATGAAGCACAGACCTGAATGCGCAGCTTTCTATCAGACTTTACGCGACGAAGTCAAAGATCGCATTAAACGCGGCATCGCTGCAGTTTCAACGGAACGGTTCAGAGTCATAACTGATACGCAGCCTCCATGGGGTTTCTTAAAAATCTTCAGGGAAATGGAGAAATACGGCGCCGTGTCAGTCGGCTCTCTATACACATTCGGCTTGATAGGCATGTGGCAATACTTGCCAGACGGTACATGGACACCCAAACCCGTGCCGCCTAAGAAGCCTCTAACACGAGATGAAGCTCTGCAAGCCATTGTGCGTTGGACAATGCACAAGCCGGAGTGGGCGCATTTCTACCAGCCTGAATTGAAGACTAAGATGATGGAGAGCATTGCCAAGCAGTGGAAAGTTGACGCAGTACTGCTTCATTACAACCGAGGTTGTGAAGGCTTGAGCGTGCACATAGCGGAAAACAGACTTGGCCTAATGCAAGGAAGGGTTCCAGTGTTTCCGTTTGAGGGCAACATGGGCGACGAACGGGACTTCGATTTGACAGGAACCATGGCGCGGTTGACAACGTTCTTTGAAAGCATGGGACTGAAGAAACTAAAGGAGTGA
- a CDS encoding acyl-CoA dehydratase activase → MITAGVDVGAKYAKVVVLKDGQVVARTKALVGFDLLKSATDVFETALKEAGVSRGDIQRVVATGMGRNTVVQKPPINADEAVSEVVSAAAGAYYIVPTTKTVIDVGAEEGRGIKVEGGKVRDFVINERCAAGAGTFIEAMARALEVKVEEMGPLALKSANTIPMNAQCCVFAESEVVSLIHSKISKEDISKAIHDAVAGRISSMVLRVGVEKDVVLIGGVALDPGFKPPLEKELKANIIVPDYPEYVSALGAAAIAANTAR, encoded by the coding sequence ATGATAACTGCTGGAGTTGATGTCGGAGCAAAATACGCCAAAGTCGTAGTTCTCAAGGACGGGCAAGTAGTGGCTAGAACTAAGGCGCTTGTGGGATTTGACCTTCTAAAGTCCGCCACAGATGTTTTTGAGACTGCTTTGAAAGAAGCAGGAGTCTCACGAGGAGACATACAGAGAGTTGTGGCTACTGGCATGGGCAGAAATACTGTTGTTCAGAAGCCGCCAATTAACGCGGATGAGGCGGTTTCAGAAGTAGTGTCCGCTGCTGCAGGCGCATACTACATTGTGCCCACGACAAAGACTGTTATCGATGTAGGTGCCGAAGAAGGCAGAGGAATCAAAGTTGAAGGCGGCAAAGTTAGAGACTTCGTTATCAACGAACGCTGCGCAGCAGGAGCTGGAACCTTCATCGAGGCTATGGCCCGAGCCCTAGAAGTCAAGGTTGAAGAAATGGGACCGCTGGCACTGAAGTCAGCTAACACCATACCCATGAATGCGCAGTGCTGTGTCTTCGCCGAGTCGGAAGTAGTATCGCTCATTCATTCAAAGATTTCCAAAGAAGACATTTCGAAGGCTATTCATGACGCCGTTGCGGGACGAATCAGCTCAATGGTCTTGAGAGTTGGGGTGGAAAAGGATGTTGTCCTCATCGGCGGCGTCGCGCTGGACCCAGGGTTCAAACCACCGTTAGAGAAGGAGCTTAAAGCCAACATAATAGTTCCCGACTATCCTGAGTACGTGAGCGCGCTAGGAGCTGCCGCAATAGCGGCTAACACAGCAAGGTGA
- a CDS encoding acyl-CoA dehydratase activase produces MAQTEAKSQEYWRWPEYRQTIPDRDWRNASALTAGVDIGSVGSKAAVLADGELYAYAAMRTGGVSEATAVKAIAWALEGTGLEVGKLNYVVGTGYGRVNVPFAKKTITEIACHARGAHYIYGSTVRTVLDIGGQDCKAIRCDDKGKVVSFLMNDKCAAGTGRGLEVFADLISVPIQDVGKVSLNVDQEPPPVSNTCVIFAKAEALALLRQGWSKEKVAAAYHAAMADRIVDLLSRVGVEKDFVITGGVAKNMGIVTRLEKILKIKPLEPKMDPILAGALGAGLFAKALYEKEQGLR; encoded by the coding sequence ATGGCACAAACTGAAGCAAAGTCGCAAGAGTATTGGCGGTGGCCCGAGTACAGACAGACTATTCCTGATAGAGATTGGCGCAACGCAAGCGCGTTGACAGCTGGCGTGGACATCGGCTCAGTTGGAAGCAAAGCAGCAGTTCTTGCCGACGGTGAACTCTATGCCTACGCTGCAATGAGAACGGGCGGCGTAAGCGAAGCAACAGCGGTCAAAGCAATCGCTTGGGCTCTGGAAGGCACTGGATTGGAGGTAGGAAAGCTAAATTACGTTGTAGGAACAGGCTACGGTCGAGTTAATGTTCCGTTTGCCAAGAAGACCATCACCGAAATAGCCTGCCACGCAAGAGGAGCACACTACATTTACGGTTCAACCGTGCGCACTGTCCTCGACATAGGTGGACAGGACTGCAAAGCGATACGCTGCGACGACAAAGGTAAAGTGGTATCGTTTCTCATGAATGACAAATGCGCTGCGGGTACAGGTCGAGGTTTGGAAGTCTTCGCCGATCTAATCAGCGTGCCCATTCAAGATGTGGGCAAGGTTTCACTGAACGTTGACCAAGAGCCGCCGCCCGTAAGCAATACATGCGTCATATTCGCTAAAGCCGAGGCGCTTGCACTCTTACGCCAAGGCTGGTCTAAAGAGAAGGTTGCAGCTGCCTATCACGCGGCTATGGCTGACCGAATCGTTGACCTGCTGAGTCGAGTTGGCGTTGAAAAGGATTTTGTCATCACAGGCGGAGTTGCCAAGAACATGGGCATCGTCACCCGACTTGAGAAAATCCTGAAGATAAAGCCTCTTGAGCCCAAGATGGATCCGATATTGGCTGGAGCATTGGGTGCCGGCTTGTTCGCCAAGGCTCTTTACGAGAAGGAACAGGGGCTACGCTAG
- a CDS encoding 4Fe-4S binding protein yields the protein MRANYGYKDGSGDYFITIDTDKCNGCAKCVETCPYHVLEMVPNEFDIEGDPMAAVKEEHRKKIKYSCAPCKPISGERKLPCVLACQPNAVEHSW from the coding sequence GTGAGAGCTAACTACGGATACAAAGACGGCTCAGGCGACTACTTCATAACAATAGACACTGACAAATGCAACGGATGCGCTAAATGCGTCGAAACCTGCCCCTATCACGTTTTAGAAATGGTGCCAAACGAATTCGACATTGAAGGCGACCCAATGGCTGCAGTGAAAGAAGAACACCGCAAGAAAATCAAATACAGTTGCGCTCCGTGCAAACCGATATCTGGAGAAAGAAAACTGCCCTGCGTACTAGCCTGTCAACCCAACGCTGTAGAGCACTCTTGGTAA
- a CDS encoding FAD-dependent oxidoreductase — METVSFFVNNIQVKAAQGSSILEAARNAGTYIPSLCYHPDLPLSRRLKSGSTVFRAGEQIVGDALEKEFEGCNLCLVEADGQPDLVPSCDTMVMEGMRVHTDTDRVREARQEKLMRILAKHPHACLTCAQKEGCTREPCSTNVPVAERCCSKFGNCELEKVAEYVGIRVDTPRFLPADLAVDKDEPLFIRDYNLCINCTRCVRACQELRGVKALAFAYRNGEAFVGSVAPSLKESDCKFCGACVEVCPTGVLMDKNVKAGEREQNLIPCKYACPAHIDVPRYINLIAQERYADAAAVVKEKVPFAAVLGHACARPCEKVCRSREINDAIAICALKRFAVDNASELQQTVTPKAPSTGKRVAIIGSGPSGLTAAYYLAKLGHSVTVFEAMPNLGGMMRYGVQEYRLPESVLQRDLQSILQLGVNVKTNAPIGESSSIERLQAQGYNAILIAIGLQKSRILNVEGSTSPDVLGGLDLLRDVRLGKEAKVKQHVLVVGGGSVAVDVALTAQRLGARHVDLVCLEKWEEMPAFPWELEQAVEERVDIHNSWGVRRVTVDGDRRVTGIELVRCMSVFDKDGRFNPSLDESTTKTKPTDMIVFAIGQACDLKGLGDANLLKSTKSGILEVNESTLQTSIAGVFACGDVVKGPGSIVDGVALGRKAAESIDRYLGGRGNIEETLAPFELACPWLGREEGFASKCRAVMPCLPVDKRIGNFAEVALGFDEKTSVSEAKRCLRCDLRLQIKQPMLPPEKWIKFDAENVAKVPACEGVFQLLDDQKMVVYIKGAIDLHREMEEQVAANKEAKYFLYEEAKMFTMRESELLQQFMKKYGKMPKQNVGLEEDLY; from the coding sequence ATGGAAACAGTAAGCTTCTTTGTCAACAACATCCAGGTAAAAGCGGCTCAAGGCTCTTCAATCCTAGAAGCAGCCCGAAACGCTGGAACATACATTCCTTCCCTGTGTTATCATCCCGACTTGCCACTTTCCCGTAGACTAAAATCCGGGAGCACGGTTTTTCGAGCGGGCGAGCAGATCGTAGGCGACGCTCTGGAGAAGGAGTTTGAGGGTTGCAACCTCTGCCTAGTCGAAGCCGACGGTCAACCCGATCTCGTTCCTTCGTGCGACACAATGGTCATGGAAGGAATGCGAGTTCACACCGATACTGATCGCGTTCGCGAGGCTAGACAAGAGAAATTGATGCGAATATTAGCTAAACATCCACATGCTTGCCTCACCTGCGCTCAGAAAGAGGGCTGTACCCGCGAGCCGTGTTCCACCAACGTGCCTGTAGCTGAACGTTGCTGCAGCAAGTTTGGCAACTGCGAACTCGAGAAAGTTGCTGAGTACGTCGGCATAAGGGTGGACACACCACGCTTCTTGCCAGCTGATTTAGCAGTTGACAAAGACGAACCCTTGTTTATCCGAGACTACAATCTCTGTATCAACTGCACGCGCTGCGTCAGAGCATGCCAAGAACTGCGCGGCGTCAAAGCACTAGCTTTTGCGTATCGTAACGGTGAAGCGTTTGTAGGCTCAGTTGCGCCTTCACTGAAAGAGTCTGACTGCAAGTTCTGCGGAGCCTGCGTTGAAGTTTGCCCAACAGGCGTATTGATGGACAAAAACGTCAAAGCGGGCGAGCGAGAACAAAACCTTATTCCATGCAAGTATGCATGCCCAGCGCACATAGACGTGCCACGATATATCAATCTCATCGCTCAAGAACGCTATGCAGATGCAGCTGCGGTTGTTAAAGAGAAAGTGCCCTTTGCAGCCGTCCTAGGACACGCTTGTGCACGACCGTGCGAAAAGGTGTGCAGAAGCCGCGAGATCAATGACGCAATCGCGATCTGTGCCTTAAAGAGATTCGCAGTCGATAACGCAAGTGAGCTTCAGCAGACTGTTACACCTAAAGCTCCATCCACAGGCAAACGTGTTGCCATTATTGGTTCGGGGCCAAGCGGATTGACCGCAGCTTATTACTTGGCCAAGCTAGGGCACTCGGTAACCGTCTTCGAAGCTATGCCTAATCTTGGCGGCATGATGCGTTATGGCGTCCAAGAATATCGCTTACCCGAAAGCGTTCTTCAAAGGGACCTGCAGAGTATTCTTCAATTGGGTGTTAACGTGAAGACTAACGCTCCAATTGGAGAGTCATCGTCAATAGAGCGACTCCAAGCGCAAGGCTACAACGCCATTCTCATAGCCATTGGCTTGCAGAAAAGCAGAATCTTGAACGTGGAGGGCTCAACCAGCCCAGATGTCTTAGGCGGTCTGGACCTTCTTCGCGATGTGCGATTGGGCAAGGAAGCCAAGGTGAAACAACATGTCTTGGTCGTAGGCGGCGGCAGCGTCGCGGTAGATGTTGCGTTGACGGCACAGAGATTGGGCGCGAGACATGTGGATTTAGTGTGCTTGGAGAAATGGGAGGAGATGCCTGCTTTTCCATGGGAGCTTGAGCAGGCTGTTGAAGAACGTGTGGACATTCATAATTCTTGGGGAGTTAGGCGAGTCACAGTCGACGGAGATCGAAGGGTTACGGGCATTGAACTTGTTCGCTGTATGTCAGTTTTCGACAAAGACGGCAGATTCAACCCATCGCTTGATGAGTCAACTACCAAGACTAAGCCAACTGACATGATTGTTTTTGCAATTGGTCAGGCATGTGACCTGAAGGGACTTGGAGACGCCAACCTACTCAAATCGACAAAGTCTGGAATCCTTGAAGTGAATGAATCCACTCTGCAGACTAGCATTGCTGGCGTGTTTGCATGTGGTGACGTTGTGAAAGGCCCCGGTTCGATCGTGGACGGTGTTGCGCTTGGCAGAAAAGCAGCTGAATCCATCGACAGATACCTAGGTGGCCGCGGCAACATCGAAGAAACGCTGGCGCCATTTGAGCTGGCTTGTCCGTGGCTTGGGCGTGAGGAAGGTTTCGCGTCTAAATGCCGTGCAGTTATGCCTTGTCTCCCTGTTGATAAACGTATAGGAAATTTCGCTGAAGTGGCGCTGGGCTTCGATGAGAAAACCTCTGTCAGCGAGGCCAAGCGTTGCCTGCGCTGCGACTTGCGATTGCAGATTAAGCAGCCTATGTTGCCGCCTGAAAAATGGATAAAGTTTGACGCGGAAAACGTGGCTAAGGTTCCAGCTTGTGAAGGGGTGTTTCAACTTCTCGACGATCAGAAGATGGTGGTTTACATTAAGGGCGCAATAGACCTGCACAGGGAAATGGAGGAGCAAGTTGCAGCAAACAAAGAAGCAAAGTACTTCTTGTACGAGGAGGCAAAGATGTTCACAATGCGTGAAAGCGAGCTGCTGCAACAGTTTATGAAAAAATACGGTAAAATGCCTAAACAAAATGTTGGACTGGAAGAAGACCTCTACTGA
- a CDS encoding AsnC family transcriptional regulator, translated as MRNKLDMLDARIIEGLAQYGPRNTSEIARKLRLPRGTVASRIRRMSPLFNLRTHASVYHTNIGLKKTVVFAQAAPGQEELLFNCMKMNDFYIYISRCYGMFEGCLGIYITPVEQSRGFEHFIEEIKDLRVAQKVEVLWSTCFHTVNPTTKWFDKTSEEWIFPWSKWIYEIATQGSQLPYTLVDPKAFPIRADATDLFILKELEKDATIDLVNIARKLGTTLQNVRHHYTMHVLKRGLVETFQVGIAPFDRAISDMLFFVFRFESMEKMAKFARSLLDKPFVYIVGKILGESAIVSQVCLPRPEFRNFVDSLSKLARAGYLVSYDYVFQDLSPGKWSRQTIPYEHFENGSWVYDNEKHIRNVREIVESNLKTLNASTV; from the coding sequence ATGCGGAACAAATTGGACATGCTCGATGCTAGAATAATAGAAGGCCTCGCACAATACGGACCGAGAAACACAAGCGAAATCGCTAGAAAACTCAGGCTGCCTAGGGGAACAGTAGCTTCCAGAATAAGACGCATGTCTCCCCTCTTTAATTTAAGAACGCACGCAAGCGTTTATCACACAAACATAGGATTGAAGAAAACAGTTGTTTTTGCGCAAGCCGCCCCGGGTCAAGAGGAACTGCTCTTCAACTGCATGAAAATGAACGATTTCTACATATACATAAGTCGATGCTACGGAATGTTTGAAGGATGCCTAGGAATTTACATTACCCCTGTCGAGCAATCTAGAGGATTCGAACATTTCATCGAAGAAATCAAAGACCTGAGAGTTGCCCAGAAGGTAGAAGTACTCTGGTCAACCTGCTTCCACACAGTCAACCCGACAACCAAATGGTTTGACAAAACATCCGAGGAATGGATTTTTCCATGGAGCAAATGGATTTACGAAATAGCGACTCAAGGAAGCCAATTGCCATATACACTTGTCGATCCTAAAGCTTTTCCAATAAGAGCCGACGCAACCGACTTGTTCATTCTTAAGGAATTGGAGAAGGACGCCACTATCGACTTGGTGAACATTGCAAGGAAGTTGGGAACGACTCTGCAGAATGTTCGTCACCATTATACAATGCATGTGTTGAAAAGGGGATTAGTTGAGACCTTTCAAGTAGGCATAGCTCCATTTGACAGGGCAATATCTGATATGTTGTTTTTTGTTTTCAGATTCGAAAGCATGGAGAAAATGGCTAAATTCGCACGGTCGCTGCTGGATAAGCCATTTGTTTACATCGTGGGCAAGATACTTGGTGAAAGCGCCATAGTCTCGCAAGTATGTCTTCCTCGCCCTGAATTCAGGAACTTCGTGGATAGCCTGTCGAAACTTGCTCGAGCTGGCTATCTGGTCAGTTATGATTACGTGTTTCAGGACTTGAGTCCAGGAAAATGGTCGCGACAGACGATTCCGTATGAGCATTTCGAAAATGGATCTTGGGTATACGACAATGAAAAGCATATTCGAAATGTAAGGGAAATCGTGGAGAGCAACCTCAAAACGTTGAACGCTTCGACTGTTTAA